A portion of the Gossypium arboreum isolate Shixiya-1 chromosome 8, ASM2569848v2, whole genome shotgun sequence genome contains these proteins:
- the LOC108465990 gene encoding uncharacterized protein LOC108465990: MTDSNKVSQMVWDQVQSRSSSGNHPLVSGHPNRPIPKLMVCSILFVSLTYLLYTLKLLTTSAQQTFHHTPFTSYLRRSTSFTSAPLVLNQTAVTAPPHHGGRDVREKQKVVMQMEQAPPKPKPTEIHDVVFGIAASSKLWQQRKEYIKIWYKPNQMRGVVWLDDRVKYSAQDNRTLPPFRVSSDTSKFPYTNRKGHRSAIRISRIVTETLRMKMDNVRWFVMGDDDTVFITANLVRILRKYDHTQYYYIGSLSESHIQNIFFSYGMAYGGGGFAISYPLAKALAKMQDRCIQRYPGLYGSDDRMQACMAELGVPLTKELGFHQYDVYGNLLGLLAAHPVTPLVSLHHLDVVEPIFPNVSRVQALQRLMLPTKLDSAGIMQQSICYDKTKSWTISVSWGFAVQVFRGIFSPREIEMPSRTFLNWYKRADYTAYAFNTRPVSRNPCQKPFVFYMSSVRMDSELNKTVSEYERHHVPHPLCRWKMANPNDLETVIVHKKPDPHLWDRSPRKNCCRAMESKERRRMVIDVGVCKDGEVSEI; encoded by the exons ATGACAGACTCCAACAAAGTTTCACAGATGGTTTGGGATCAGGTTCAGTCGAGAAGTTCTTCAGGCAACCACCCACTTGTTTCTGGACACCCGAACCGACCTATTCCTAAGCTCATGGTCTGCTCCATCCTCTTCGTCTCGCTTACTTACCTTCTCTACACTCTCAAGCTCTTAACAACCTCTGCTCAACAAACCTTCCACCATACCCCATTTACTTCCTATCTTCGTCGCTCTACAAGCTTCACATCTGCACCCTTGGTTCTCAATCAGACGGCTGTGACAGCTCCACCCCATCACGGAGGTCGTGATGTCCGAGAAAAACAAAAGGTAGTAATGCAAATGGAACAAGCTCCACCGAAGCCAAAGCCGACGGAAATTCACGACGTGGTCTTTGGAATCGCGgcttcttccaagctatggcaGCAGAGAAAAGAGTACATCAAGATTTGGTACAAGCCAAACCAAATGCGTGGTGTGGTTTGGCTGGACGATCGCGTCAAATACTCTGCCCAAGACAACCGAACCCTTCCACCGTTTCGAGTCTCCAGCGACACTTCCAAGTTCCCTTACACCAATCGGAAGGGTCACCGTTCCGCGATTCGGATCTCGAGGATCGTGACGGAGACTTTGAGGATGAAGATGGATAACGTCCGGTGGTTCGTGATGGGCGACGATGACACCGTTTTCATCACCGCTAATCTGGTCAGGATTTTGAGGAAATATGATCATACTCAGTATTATTACATCGGAAGCTTGTCGGAATCTCATATTCAGAACATTTTTTTCTCCTACGGCATGGCTTACGGCGGCGGAGGCTTTGCCATTAGCTACCCATTGGCCAAAGCCTTGGCAAAGATGCAAGACCGGTGTATCCAGAGGTACCCCGGCTTGTACGGCTCGGATGATCGAATGCAGGCTTGTATGGCTGAACTCGGTGTCCCACTCACCAAGGAACTCGGTTTCCACCAG TATGATGTGTATGGGAACTTGCTCGGACTCCTCGCCGCGCATCCAGTCACTCCATTGGTATCACTACATCACCTTGATGTTGTTGAGCCAATTTTCCCCAATGTGAGCAGGGTTCAAGCCCTTCAGCGCCTTATGTTGCCTACAAAATTGGATTCCGCAGGGATCATGCAGCAGTCCATCTGCTATGACAAAACCAAGAGTTGGACAATTTCGGTTTCATGGGGTTTTGCAGTTCAAGTTTTTAGAGGGATCTTTTCACCACGGGAGATAGAAATGCCTTCGAGAACATTCTTGAATTGGTACAAAAGAGCAGATTACACAGCATATGCATTCAACACTCGCCCTGTTAGCCGAAATCCATGCCAAAAACCTTTCGTGTTCTACATGTCAAGTGTGAGAATGGATTCTGAACTGAACAAAACTGTGAGTGAATACGAGCGACACCATGTTCCTCATCCTCTTTGCAGATGGAAGATGGCTAATCCTAATGATCTTGAAACAGTGATCGTACATAAGAAACCGGACCCTCATTTGTGGGACAGA TCGCCTAGGAAAAACTGTTGCAGGGCTATGGAATCAAAGGAGCGAAGAAGGATGGTGATAGATGTGGGTGTATGTAAGGATGGTGAGGTGAGTGAAATATAG